Genomic segment of Nostoc sp. TCL240-02:
CTTATAGAGGCCAAACGATTTATGCTGTTAGTAAAAAGCAGTGTAATAAGAAAGAAATTCGATTTATTTTAAATCAACTTTCTAAAAACTAAAATTTTTACTTCGTGCCCTAACTGAAAAAGCTTACATACTAGCCGAATGGTAAGGCACTTGACTGAAGATCAAGCAACTACGGGTTCAAATCCCGTGTGTGAACCAACAGCTTCTTCGACTTGCACGAGGTGATTTTATTTCATTTCAATATGGAGGTGAGAACGATGAAAAAGATTAATTCTTTCAACATCGAGCCTGAAGATTTCGACGATTTCTCCTTTTGAACCCTTAAGCAAACGTCGTCGTGGCTTCCCATCTGAAAAAGCTGTTAAACGTGGCCATCGCCTTGTTCATGGCGACAAGGAACTACAGGAAAAGCTTGGTAACAATGACCTTTGTCTTTGTGGTTCTGGTCGCTGCTTTCAAGAAGTGCTGTCGCAATAGCGGCAGATATGATGGCAGCTTACGCAGCTACTACTTTTAGGGAGTAGTACTAACGATTTCAATACGTTACATCAAAACTGGCAGTTGTTGCCGCGCCCCGATCGCAGAAGCTTACATAATTGTGCAAAAGTTATACACGATGCTTCTACAACTTGCGCGGTGACTTTATCGCCCCGCGTGCAACATCTGCCTCCTTCAATTTTGAATTTTAGATTGCAATCCAAAATCGTTCGACTGAGCGAAGCCGAAGTCTAAAATCCAAAATCCAAAATTCCTAAAGGAGGTTCTCATGAATATCACAGAACGCGATTTGCGTTTAGAAATGCTCAATAGTTTGCTGACAACTCCTCACCGCAAACTTGAGCAAGTTGCAGAAATTCACCAGTTAATTGTTGAACTCGATCCCCTTTTCTACGGACATCTAGCAGTGTGGTATCAGCGTCATGGCGATGTCCGCGACCATAAAGAAGTATTCCTAGCTCACTTACTAACGAGCAATTTGATTGAACACCGAGATGCTGGATTTATGATGCTGCAAGAGTTTCCGCCCTATCAGGTGGCTCGTGTGGTGGACTTCATGAAGCAGCAGCAAAATAAGCTACCTCGTTCCGCTCGGACTGCGGTACGGCGTTACTTGAAGGTACGGGAGAGCAATCCGGCTCTATTCGATCGCGCCGCTTTGCGAGGTCGTAAGGCAATGAAGCACTTATATGCTTCACTGCACATCAAGCCAAATGAACGGGCAAATGCGATTCTGTTTGGCGATACTCCTTGTGAGGGTTCCTTAGCAAATGTGCTGAAACAGGTTGCTAAGGCAGCAAATGCCGCAGAACAGGCACGGCTGATTGTGGAGTTCAAAATTCCATATACGATCGCAGTTGGTGCAATTAAGCAACTTACACCTGTTGTCTTGGTGGCGTTAATCAACAGCATGACTCCTCAAGAAGCGATCAACAACCTCAAGTCTCTCCAGACTAGAGGTGCAATGGATCATCCAGAAGTCAAGAAGCTGATTGATTCCAAGTTGGAGGCAGCCTCTAAGAGTACGCGTGTCTCAGCATTTAAAGCACAGGTTGCGGCAGACGCAGGAGATTTTGACGCAGACACGGTTGCCCAATTGGAAAAGGTGACAAACGAACAGGTAAAGCGCCGTGGTGCGATCGCTCGTCCAACTGCTTTATTGGTGGATAAGTCTGGTTCAATGGAAAATGCGATCGCGACGGGTTTGCAACTCGCTGCCCTAATCTCTGGTATCACTAAGGCAGAACTGTTTGTCTACGCCTTTGACACCATTCCTTACGCTATTACAGCAAAGGGCAAGGAGTTGACCGACTGGGAGCGTGCCTTCCAGCACATCAACGCTGGTGGTGGTACTAGCATCGGCTGTGCATTGGAAACAATGCGGAAGAAGAAGCAGGTAGTTGACCAGATTATCATAGTGACGGATGAGGGCGAAAATGCTGCTCCTTACTTCGGTGAAGTCTACAAGAATTACTGCCGGGAGTTGGCGATAATGCCCAACGTGGTGATTGTCCGTGTAGGTGGTCATTACGACTGGGTGGAGACTCAATTGAAGCAGCAGCAAGCACCTGTAGATACGTTCACTTTCGCAGGTGATTACTACAGCTTGCCGAATCTCGTCCCACTTCTAACGCGCCCCTCTCGTCTAGATTTGCTGATGGAGATTCTGGATATGCCGTTGCCGGTGAGAGATGATAAATAAGTTCTAAAATTATAACAATGCTTATTATTATAAATAGTAAGCATTGATTTTTTTTTAAATTTTAACCGCTTGTATTTTGTTCAAGCCAAGCAACTAAATCAGATATATTCGAAAAATCCAAAAATCCTTCTCCTAAGCTTTCCAATTGCTCGGTAGATAATAGTTGGAGACGCTCGATTATTAGTGAATCTATCTTACCAAAGCGTCTATTTAAAAGACGTAAAGTATATTTAAACGCTTCCTTTTGTTCTCCCTTTTGCAAAATATGCTGATAAATCACTGATTCTTGCATAGTTTCCTCCCGTAATAATTGCAGAATCAAATCTTGCTCAAACTTTAACCCTGCTAAAATCTCAGTATAGGCAGCAGTATTTTGTCTTGTCTCTATATCTGGAATTTTAGCAATTTCCTGGGCAATCTGGGATAATAACGTTTGGGGTGAATCTGTTTGTGTTAACGGTGCTAAAGGTAATAAAGCTAGATTGCTAAGAAATAGTGCTGAATCTTGCTCCCACATCCGTATAACTCGATAACGGTGGGTTGTTACTTCACTGACATATTCATTAGTAAAAGCGATCGCGTCACTTGTCTCTTGTAAGAAAATCACTACTTGTGTGACAGGAATTTGATATTTACGTGTCAATCTAACGTAATAATCTAGCATCCGCAGAGAAATTGGTTTTTGTGATTTGACAGTAGTTTGAAATTCTAGGTGTAAAATCCGATTTTCTGTTTGCAGAAATGTTACTGAGTCAGCGCGTATGGGTTCGATGCTCAATTCAGTTTTTAAAATTTCAAT
This window contains:
- a CDS encoding VWA domain-containing protein, with the protein product MNITERDLRLEMLNSLLTTPHRKLEQVAEIHQLIVELDPLFYGHLAVWYQRHGDVRDHKEVFLAHLLTSNLIEHRDAGFMMLQEFPPYQVARVVDFMKQQQNKLPRSARTAVRRYLKVRESNPALFDRAALRGRKAMKHLYASLHIKPNERANAILFGDTPCEGSLANVLKQVAKAANAAEQARLIVEFKIPYTIAVGAIKQLTPVVLVALINSMTPQEAINNLKSLQTRGAMDHPEVKKLIDSKLEAASKSTRVSAFKAQVAADAGDFDADTVAQLEKVTNEQVKRRGAIARPTALLVDKSGSMENAIATGLQLAALISGITKAELFVYAFDTIPYAITAKGKELTDWERAFQHINAGGGTSIGCALETMRKKKQVVDQIIIVTDEGENAAPYFGEVYKNYCRELAIMPNVVIVRVGGHYDWVETQLKQQQAPVDTFTFAGDYYSLPNLVPLLTRPSRLDLLMEILDMPLPVRDDK
- a CDS encoding DUF4351 domain-containing protein — encoded protein: MAEYDNLCKILAEKYPLDFTRWLLNQEPQKIEILKTELSIEPIRADSVTFLQTENRILHLEFQTTVKSQKPISLRMLDYYVRLTRKYQIPVTQVVIFLQETSDAIAFTNEYVSEVTTHRYRVIRMWEQDSALFLSNLALLPLAPLTQTDSPQTLLSQIAQEIAKIPDIETRQNTAAYTEILAGLKFEQDLILQLLREETMQESVIYQHILQKGEQKEAFKYTLRLLNRRFGKIDSLIIERLQLLSTEQLESLGEGFLDFSNISDLVAWLEQNTSG